The DNA segment GCATCTTCCAGAATCTCCTCAGGGGCTTTTATTCCTGCCTGTTCAAAGCCTTTACGCAAAAAATCGAGGCTCTGCTCTCTTGAGAACCGTGAAAGCTCTATCTCGTGAAAAACTCTCCCGTAAAGGGGGGCAGTGGGGTCCTCAATACCTGCGAAGTCATAGAGCAGCCCGACCTCACTTCCGGTTAATATGAAGCTCGTCTCTCCGTAGTCGTAGAAATGGGCTATCAATGAAGCCAGCTCCTTTCCGGCTGGCCCTCTAATCTCCTGAACCTCATCGAACGCTATTACAAATCCCTCGCTTTCAAGGGCGGAGATCAGGGAATACAACGTTTCGGGGTTCTTCCACGAGAGCGAGACTCCCACACCGGAAATCCTCACGCCGTCTATGAGCTTTATCCTGTCCTTCAATCTTTTGAGGAGGGGAGCGTTTTTCGAGAGGTATTCGTTGAGTGCCGCCTGGAAGCGGAGGTAGAGGTCGCGCCGTGAGTTGGGGTTCACTCCCCTGAGGTCGACTATAACGTGAGGGAGTTTCGCTTCGTTGAGGGCCACTCTTAGGAGGGAGGTCTTTCCAAGCCTGCGTATTCCTTTGAGCAGTATGAGGGGCTTCCGTGAGTTTATGGAGCTCAGTAGCTCTCCCAGCTCCCTCTCCCTGTCATAGAGGTCATCTCTCCTGACCTTTGGTCTTTCATCAAAGTACAAACTACCACCCCGATAGTATACTATCGCCCCGATAGTTAAAAGGATATCGCCTATTCACGTCGCCCTCTTATCTTCCTCCGGGAACTTCCAGTTTTTGGTTATCTTCGTCACGTTCCGGACGAGGGCCCTTTCCCAGGGATGCCTTGAGACGAGCTCCTCAAGGAAGGAAATAAGCTCGTCGTAGGCGGGCTTGTCTATCGGGAACGGCACTCTGTCCTTGCCCCCAACGGCGTAGGTGAACTTGAAGGGATCAGGCGGGTGCGTCACCGGGTCCTTCCAGCTCGGGTGGACGTCGTAGACGAGCTCAAGGACGAGCGAGAGAGCGCGCAAAGTGCTCGGGCCGAGGCCCTTCAATAGCAAAAACTCCTCGTAGTTGCTCACACTAAGCTCACGGGCAAACTCTAATGCCCTCTTGTTCAGCTCAAACCTTCCCAGACTTTCGTAGCGCCTTAGGATGGAAACCTCATTGACGTTGCGGGGCTTGTAGTAAACGAGCGGGCGGTAGCCTTTTGCGAGCGCTTTCAAACTCTCCAGCTCGCGCTCTATTTTAACCGGGTCCTCCTGAACCACATCGAGGAGCGTCTTCTGGTATTCTTTGGCTTCCTTTGAGACAGTGTTGAGGGCGAACTCTCTCCTGAGCCCGGAGATAGCCTTATGGGGATCGAGGGTGAAGGTCTCAGCATCGAACCAGTGGAAGCGCCTCGCCATCCTCTCCCTCTCGTTCATGCCCTGCTGTACCACCGCCCAGTTGCCTTCCTCATCGAGGAAGAAGACGTGGTGGTAGAGCCCGTAGCCGGTCTGGAGCGCAACCGTGTCGACTTTGGCCACTAGCCTGGATGTCCTCACATAGGGCTCGGGGTCGAGGTCGTAAAGCTCCGCTATCCTCCTAAGCTCCTCCGGTGTAGCACGGCTCTTCTTCCCCTTGCCCCCGGCGGCTTTAACCCCCAGCTCCTCCCTCCAGAGGGCGTCCTTTATCATGCCCGCCGTTACCGTCGTGCTTCCCGAGGAGTCCCAGTCCATCCCGATGACGTTGTTAAACGCCTGGAACCAGACCGGGTCGGAGAGCCTCTCAAGGAGGCCCTTCGTCCCGTACTCCTCAACCGCCAGAACCAGCACTAACCTTGTAAGCCTCCTCATCCTCTGCGCCAGCCACGCCGGAACATGGCCGCCGTGAAGGGGCAAATCTGCAACGTTCCTCATCATTATTTCCTCGTATCAAGACGATTTAACCTTTGCCACAACCTTTTTATCCCCCGGCACGTTTACTCCATCGTAAACCCACGGGAGGTATGATCATGGGAGTTGAAAAGGTTCCGAAGTACGACATTCCAACCAAGAAGGTTGACTACGTTTTTATCGAACTCGACAAGATGAAGCCCCACGAACAGCTCGTTCAGAAGGAGCTTGAGGCCTTCATCGAGAGCGTTACCGGTAGTGGAATCTTCTGG comes from the Thermococcus thioreducens genome and includes:
- a CDS encoding DUF763 domain-containing protein, which encodes MRNVADLPLHGGHVPAWLAQRMRRLTRLVLVLAVEEYGTKGLLERLSDPVWFQAFNNVIGMDWDSSGSTTVTAGMIKDALWREELGVKAAGGKGKKSRATPEELRRIAELYDLDPEPYVRTSRLVAKVDTVALQTGYGLYHHVFFLDEEGNWAVVQQGMNERERMARRFHWFDAETFTLDPHKAISGLRREFALNTVSKEAKEYQKTLLDVVQEDPVKIERELESLKALAKGYRPLVYYKPRNVNEVSILRRYESLGRFELNKRALEFARELSVSNYEEFLLLKGLGPSTLRALSLVLELVYDVHPSWKDPVTHPPDPFKFTYAVGGKDRVPFPIDKPAYDELISFLEELVSRHPWERALVRNVTKITKNWKFPEEDKRAT
- a CDS encoding AAA family ATPase, with protein sequence MYFDERPKVRRDDLYDRERELGELLSSINSRKPLILLKGIRRLGKTSLLRVALNEAKLPHVIVDLRGVNPNSRRDLYLRFQAALNEYLSKNAPLLKRLKDRIKLIDGVRISGVGVSLSWKNPETLYSLISALESEGFVIAFDEVQEIRGPAGKELASLIAHFYDYGETSFILTGSEVGLLYDFAGIEDPTAPLYGRVFHEIELSRFSREQSLDFLRKGFEQAGIKAPEEILEDAVNRLDGIVGWLVKFGVISLREGLSRRTVDRVLEEASKMALGELDRFLEKRPLARKRYLAILHAIARGRNTWSELKTELEKAEKREITDATLARLLDALLKASFIEKKINGRNITYQIADPVLEFALRR